The Streptomyces uncialis genomic interval GCGGCGATGTCTCGCATCTGAACCTGCACAAGACCTTCTGCATCCCGCACGGCGGTGGCGGTCCCGGGGTGGGCCCGGTCGCCGTCCGTTCGCATCTGGCGCCGTATCTGCCGAACCACCCGCTCCAGCCCGAGGCAGGTCCCGAGACGGGCGTCGGCCCGGTCTCCGCCGCCCCGTGGGGTTCCGCGGGCATCCTGCCGATCTCCTGGGCGTACGTCCGGCTCATGGGCGGTGAGGGGCTCAAGCGGGCCACCCAGGTCGCCGTGCTGTCCGCGAACTACGTGGCCAAGCGGCTGGAGCCGCACTACCCCGTGCTCTACACGGGCCCGGGCGGTCTCGTCGCGCACGAGTGCATCATCGATCTGCGTCCGCTGACCAAGGCGACCGGGGTGAGCGTCGACGATGTCGCCAAGCGCCTTGTCGACTACGGCTTCCACGCGCCGACCATGTCGTTCCCGGTGGCCGGCACGCTGATGATCGAGCCGACGGAGAGCGAGGACCTGCGCGAGCTGGATCGTTTCTGTGAGGCGATGATCGCGATTCGCGCGGAGATCGAGAAGGTCGGCTCGGGCGAGTGGCCCGCCGAGGACAACCCGCTGAGGGGCGCGCCGCACACCGCGCGCGCACTGTCGGGCGACTGGGAGCACGCGTACACCCGGGAGGAGGCGGTCTTCCCCGCCGGTGTCTCTCCCGCGGACAAGTACTGGCCGCCGGTGCGCCGGATCGACCAGGCGTACGGCGACCGCAATCTCGTCTGCTCCTGCCCGCCGCTGGACGCGTACGAGGACTGATCCTCCACGGGAGGCGTCGCGGAACCGTTGTCACCGGGGCCGTTCCGGAGGTGTCCGGAGCGGCCCCGTCCGGTCGCCGTGCTGGTACGTGTCACCTGTTCCGCGACCTGGGAACGGGTGACGGGCGCGTGGGGAACCGGACGGTGGACCGGATGCTGTTGCGCCGGGCCGCCGTCGGAGCTCGGGCGGCCCTCAGGCGGCGGTCATCGCCCCCATCGGGCGGTGCGGGGCGATGATCTCGCCGTTCGGCAGCAGTTCACCGGTGTCCTCGAAGACGAGGACGCCGTTGCAGAGCAGGCTCCATCCCTGTTCCGGGTGGTGCGCGGTGAGGAGCGCGGCCTCACGGTCGGCGGATTCTGCTGACGGGCACGCTGGCTGATGCTGGCACATGGTGGATGAGTTCTTTCGCTGCGATGTGAAGTCTGTCCTGCGGCTCGACTCGTTGCTCATGGCCGCCCCCCGTATCCTCGGTCCGGTTACCCCAGTGTTGCCCCACGGAAGTGATTCCGCAGGGATTTCGCGGCAGCAGGTTCTTACTCGTCAGAGACGTATCACCCGCTCGGATGGTTCAGCCCAAACGGGTTGTCCGATCGGGGGGTTCGGGGTGGTCGGAAAGGGCTAGTCCTTTCGGGCTGTTAGCGGAGACGAGTGAGCCCGGCGCTCTCGGTGAGCGCCGGGCTCGGCGTATTGCAGGGTGTGTTCCGGGGTGGTGCCGGAGAGCGGGCGCGCCGGGTCGCGTGGTCCGGCGGGGGCGGACGGGTGGCGCCGCGCGCTCCCGCCGGCGGGGTGTCCGGGACGCTCCCCGCGTCGTCCGGGCAGACCCGCCGGTGGTGGCGCGGACCCGGATCAGGCCGGGGTCGTGAGCGAGGTCGGGGCCGGGGCCGTGAGTGAGGCCGGTGTGACGAGCGAGGCCGTCGTGGTGGTGAGCGAGGCGGGGCGGGTCAGCCGATGGCCCAGCGCGGGCAGCAGCTCGCCCACCTGGTGGGGCCGGTGCGCGGCGACGCCCGGCGGGGCGGGCGCCAGCGGGATGAGCAGGTCGGTGGGGTCCAGGGACCCCTCGGCGGGATCGGCCGTGTGGTCGCCGTGCAGCCACAGCGTCAGCATGTACAGCTCCGGCACCGACAGCAGCCGGGCCTGGTACGACGTGCCGAGGGACTCGGCCTGGAGCACGGCGCGTTCGGTGGAGGCGATGTAGGGGCCCTCGAAGAAGTGCGAGAACTTCCAGCCGTCCGGGGTGGGGGTGGTGTCGGCCGCAGCCACGGACTGGTCGCCGCAGCGGATGACGAAACGCCAGCCCGCGAGCCGGGTGGGCGACGCGGGTACGAGGTGGTCGAGCACATGTACGGGCAGCGGCAGTTCCACCGAGGTGGTTCCCTGTGCGGCGCGCAGGGACGGGGTACGGGCTTCACGGACGGCCGTGGGGGAGCCGAGTGCCGCGACGACGCTGCGCAAGGCAGGCGCGGGAGCAAGGGGAAAGAGCAGCGGCATGGTGGGTCGCCTCTCATTCACAGGCAGGCGGAACCAGGGAAAGGTGCTTGCGGACGGCGCTGTCAGCACGGGGTCAGAGGGGGCGAGGGCGGTGGGGGCGAGCTCCGCGAGCGCCAACTCTCTGCCTCGGTAACGAAGTTTATACGACACGTGTTCGCCTGGTGATTCGTCTAGCCTATAGGGATACCGGCAACAAGGGGCGTTCCGGTCGCTGAATCGGGACTATTTCTCCCGATATCTGATGACTCCGAGGGCGTGACCTCGGGTGATTTCCCGGGGCGGACGGCCGATTCTCATCGGCATTTTTCACCATGCTTCGGCAAACAGTTGGCCCGTCCGGCGTCCGTTCCGTGGAACTACCGGTCATTGCTCCCTGAAAATACCGAGCTGAGACCCGGCCCACAGTAGCGGTCCAGGTGGCCGGTGCGGGGCGTTATCGATCGCGTGGTCTGGGCATCATCCCCCAGGACAGAGCGGCCGGTACGGCGGCTGCCCGCTTCGAGGAGGGATGCTGCGATGGGCGAGAAGGTGGCGGCGGGCGCCGTGGACCTGTCCGGTCGGCAGCAGTACCGCGAGAAGCTCCGGCAGTGTCTGGCGGGGCTCGGAAGGCTGCTGGCGGAGGAGCGGTTCGACCGCCCCAAGAACCTGATGGGTCTGGAGATCGAGCTCAATCTCGCCGGGCCCGACGGTCTGCCCCGCATGATGAACGGCCAGGTACTGGAGCGGATCGCGAGCCGGGATTTCCAGACCGAACTCGCGATGTTCAACCTGGAGGTGAATATCGCGCCTCACCGGCTGGGCGGCCGGGTTCTCGACCGGCTCGCCGAGGAACTTCGCACCGGGCTCTCCTACGCGCACCGGAAAGCGAACGAGGTCGATGCCGGAATCGTGATGATCGGCATTCTGCCGACCCTCACCCAGGACGACCTCGTGTCGGCGAATCTCTCCGAGGTCGATCGCTACACCCTGCTGAACGACCAGATCGTCGCCGCCCGGGGCGAGGACTTCCTGCTGGACATCGAGGGGGTCGAGCGGCTGACGTGCACCTCGCAGTCGATCGTCCCGGAAGCCGCGTGCACCTCGGTCCAGCTGCACCTCCAAGTGACCCCCGAGCGGTTCCCCGATGTGTGGAACGCGGCGCAGGCCGTGGCGGCCGTGCAGATCGCGCTGGGCGCCAACTCGCCGTTCCTGTTCGGACGGGAGCTGTGG includes:
- a CDS encoding DUF5999 family protein; the encoded protein is MCQHQPACPSAESADREAALLTAHHPEQGWSLLCNGVLVFEDTGELLPNGEIIAPHRPMGAMTAA